A genome region from Halorussus pelagicus includes the following:
- a CDS encoding SDR family NAD(P)-dependent oxidoreductase has product MDGQTAVVTGASRGIGAAVARRFADEGARVVVCAREQDELDAVVADIEDAGGEVKGMRADVRDEFDVERLMETAARGSDGGIDVIVASAGVFHGSPGKSPLAEDAYSAFDDSFRTNARGVFAAVKEALPHLADDARVLVPSGKIAREAKSGYGAYAVSKAAVEAVVRQFAAEIDQPIGVVDPGAVATDLTGGQGRDPEDAADLLHWVATAAAPETFDGGVVGLKEFKKATA; this is encoded by the coding sequence ACGGGAGCGAGTCGAGGCATCGGCGCGGCAGTCGCGCGGCGGTTCGCCGACGAGGGCGCGCGAGTCGTCGTCTGCGCGAGAGAGCAAGACGAACTCGACGCCGTCGTCGCGGATATCGAGGACGCGGGCGGCGAAGTCAAAGGGATGCGCGCCGACGTGCGCGACGAGTTCGACGTGGAGCGACTGATGGAGACCGCGGCGCGCGGGAGCGACGGCGGCATCGACGTGATAGTCGCCAGCGCCGGGGTCTTCCACGGCAGTCCCGGCAAGTCGCCGCTGGCCGAGGACGCCTACTCGGCGTTCGACGACTCGTTCCGGACCAACGCCCGCGGCGTGTTCGCCGCGGTCAAGGAGGCCCTGCCGCATCTCGCCGACGACGCGCGAGTGTTGGTCCCCTCCGGGAAAATCGCCCGCGAGGCGAAATCGGGGTACGGTGCCTACGCGGTCTCGAAAGCCGCGGTCGAGGCGGTCGTGCGTCAGTTCGCGGCCGAAATCGACCAGCCAATCGGCGTCGTGGACCCCGGCGCTGTCGCCACCGACCTCACCGGCGGGCAGGGCCGTGACCCCGAGGACGCTGCGGACCTCCTCCACTGGGTCGCCACAGCGGCCGCCCCGGAGACGTTCGACGGCGGCGTCGTCGGTCTGAAGGAGTTCAAGAAGGCGACGGCGTGA
- a CDS encoding ZIP family metal transporter encodes MRLSRLGLLGPVALVALTAFALRAGTLKVAIIAWVAFAAMAGAALVGERSGATTDAGRLVWGYGLASGAMITSAAVFIVPGAIGHHPKFGGFGIAFGVLVGFSAHTLGHRATHMELPFDHTAAELTAHSFAAGAIIGLVYGNMPDPGLLLGLAIVSHKGPAGYAAADRLRRADKPVSVLLLPAAGVGITAIPSALLKLPSSDPINGLVFGFAAGVFLHVAMDFLPRCELGGEVYEVAQITDDAHDLLDRLRAHAVASTGLGGVVVFVAWLLVRPGP; translated from the coding sequence ATGCGACTCTCTCGTCTCGGTCTTCTCGGTCCCGTCGCGCTCGTCGCGCTCACGGCGTTCGCGTTGCGCGCGGGCACGCTCAAGGTTGCGATTATCGCGTGGGTGGCGTTCGCCGCGATGGCGGGCGCGGCGCTGGTGGGCGAGCGGTCCGGCGCGACGACCGACGCCGGGCGGTTGGTCTGGGGGTACGGACTCGCCAGCGGCGCGATGATAACCAGCGCGGCCGTCTTCATCGTGCCGGGAGCCATCGGCCACCACCCGAAGTTCGGCGGGTTCGGCATCGCCTTCGGCGTCCTCGTCGGGTTCTCGGCCCACACGCTCGGCCACCGCGCGACCCACATGGAACTGCCATTCGACCACACCGCCGCGGAGTTGACCGCCCACTCGTTCGCCGCGGGAGCCATCATCGGACTCGTCTACGGTAACATGCCCGACCCCGGACTCCTGCTCGGACTGGCCATCGTCTCTCACAAGGGTCCTGCGGGCTACGCCGCGGCCGACCGACTCCGCCGGGCCGACAAACCGGTCTCGGTCCTCCTGCTTCCGGCCGCGGGCGTCGGGATTACAGCGATTCCGTCCGCGCTTCTGAAACTCCCCTCCAGCGACCCCATCAACGGTCTCGTCTTCGGGTTCGCGGCGGGCGTGTTCCTCCACGTCGCCATGGATTTCCTCCCGCGATGTGAACTCGGCGGCGAGGTGTACGAGGTGGCCCAGATTACCGACGACGCCCACGACCTGCTCGACCGCCTCCGGGCCCACGCCGTGGCCAGCACTGGTCTCGGCGGCGTCGTGGTGTTCGTCGCGTGGCTACTCGTGCGGCCCGGTCCCTAG
- a CDS encoding DUF1611 domain-containing protein, giving the protein MRVAVLAHEKFPERAKTAVGLLRYADYDIEAVLDRDNAGKRVSEFVPDVQDAPIVAEMADAPEVDALIVGIAPIGGGFDETWRSDVTTALERGTDLISGLHYFLEDDEEFARLADENDCDIWDVRKPPEDLTVAQGVADEVEAEVVLTVGTDCSVGKMTATMELLEAARERGADVGFIPTGQTGIMIENWGTPIDRVVSDFTAGAVEEMILERGDDYDYLFVEGQGSIVHPAYSAVTCGILHGSMADKLVLCHEAGREAVHGYEEFDLPPVADYVDLYENLARAVYETKIVAGALNTKEVGDDEAARDAVETFADELDAPATDPVRFDADEVLDELL; this is encoded by the coding sequence ATGAGAGTCGCCGTACTCGCTCACGAGAAGTTCCCCGAGCGCGCGAAGACCGCGGTCGGCCTGTTGCGCTACGCCGATTACGACATCGAGGCGGTCCTCGACCGCGACAACGCCGGAAAGCGAGTCTCGGAGTTCGTCCCTGACGTGCAGGACGCACCCATCGTCGCCGAGATGGCCGACGCGCCCGAGGTGGACGCACTCATCGTCGGCATCGCCCCCATCGGCGGTGGGTTCGACGAGACGTGGCGCTCGGACGTGACCACCGCCTTGGAGCGCGGGACCGACCTGATTTCGGGTCTCCACTACTTCCTCGAAGACGACGAGGAGTTCGCCCGCCTCGCCGACGAGAACGACTGCGACATCTGGGACGTGCGAAAGCCCCCCGAGGACCTGACCGTCGCGCAGGGCGTCGCCGACGAAGTCGAGGCCGAAGTCGTCCTCACGGTTGGTACCGACTGCTCGGTCGGGAAGATGACCGCGACGATGGAACTGCTGGAGGCGGCCCGCGAGCGCGGCGCGGATGTCGGATTCATCCCGACCGGCCAGACCGGAATCATGATAGAGAACTGGGGCACGCCCATCGACCGCGTGGTCTCGGACTTCACCGCAGGCGCGGTCGAGGAGATGATTCTGGAGCGCGGCGACGACTACGACTACCTCTTCGTGGAGGGACAGGGGAGCATCGTCCATCCGGCCTATTCGGCGGTCACCTGCGGCATCCTCCACGGGTCGATGGCCGACAAACTCGTCCTCTGTCACGAGGCGGGCCGCGAGGCGGTCCACGGCTACGAGGAGTTCGACCTCCCGCCGGTCGCCGACTACGTGGACCTCTACGAGAATCTTGCCCGGGCAGTTTACGAAACCAAAATCGTCGCTGGCGCGCTCAACACGAAAGAGGTCGGCGACGACGAGGCGGCCCGCGACGCCGTCGAGACGTTCGCCGACGAACTCGACGCGCCCGCGACCGACCCGGTTCGATTCGACGCCGACGAGGTGTTAGACGAACTCCTATGA
- a CDS encoding dipeptide epimerase, with amino-acid sequence MTLTTEFERLSLPLENAFTISRGTQETAENVAVRIADDEGNEGVGAAAPSSHYGETAATVETVLPDLLDVVEEVGDPHQLHRIERRMRETVERNPAARCAVSVALHDLAAKRADLPLYRYWGLDPAETVPTSYTIGIDTTERMAEKTETAVERGYSVLKVKVGTDRDEEILSTVREHAPDATIRVDANEAWSPREAVRKIEAVAEYDLEFVEQPVSADDPEGLKFVRDRSPLPIAADESCVTLADIPRIADTVDIANLKLMKCGGLREAKRMIHAARAHGLEVMLGCMIETNAAISAAAHLAPLLDYADLDGSLLLDDDPYSGVPMPEGDIDLAGFDRPGTGARRE; translated from the coding sequence ATGACCCTCACGACCGAGTTCGAGCGCCTGTCGCTCCCGCTCGAAAACGCCTTCACCATCTCGCGGGGGACCCAAGAGACCGCCGAGAACGTCGCGGTCCGCATCGCCGACGACGAGGGCAACGAGGGCGTCGGGGCGGCCGCGCCCTCCAGCCATTACGGCGAGACGGCCGCCACCGTGGAGACCGTCCTCCCCGACCTCCTCGATGTAGTCGAGGAGGTCGGCGACCCCCACCAACTCCACCGCATCGAGCGCCGGATGCGCGAAACCGTCGAGCGCAACCCGGCCGCCAGATGCGCGGTCAGCGTCGCGCTCCACGACCTCGCGGCCAAGCGCGCGGACCTGCCGCTGTATCGCTATTGGGGACTCGACCCCGCGGAGACAGTTCCGACCTCCTACACCATCGGCATCGACACCACCGAGCGGATGGCCGAGAAGACCGAGACTGCGGTCGAGCGGGGCTACTCGGTCCTCAAGGTCAAGGTCGGCACCGACCGCGACGAGGAGATACTCTCGACGGTCCGGGAACACGCGCCCGACGCGACGATTCGGGTGGACGCCAACGAGGCGTGGTCGCCCCGCGAAGCCGTCCGGAAAATCGAGGCCGTGGCCGAGTACGACCTCGAATTCGTCGAGCAACCCGTCTCGGCCGACGACCCCGAGGGCCTGAAGTTCGTCCGCGACCGCTCGCCGCTCCCCATCGCGGCCGACGAGTCGTGCGTGACGCTCGCGGACATCCCCCGAATTGCGGACACGGTGGACATCGCCAATCTGAAACTGATGAAATGCGGCGGTCTCAGGGAAGCCAAGCGCATGATTCACGCCGCTCGCGCGCACGGACTGGAGGTCATGCTCGGGTGCATGATTGAGACGAACGCCGCCATCTCGGCGGCGGCCCACCTCGCGCCCCTGCTGGACTACGCCGACCTCGACGGGTCGCTCCTGCTCGACGACGACCCCTATAGTGGTGTTCCGATGCCCGAGGGCGACATCGACCTCGCCGGATTCGACCGGCCGGGGACCGGCGCTCGCCGGGAGTAA